In Hemicordylus capensis ecotype Gifberg chromosome 3, rHemCap1.1.pri, whole genome shotgun sequence, one DNA window encodes the following:
- the LOC128351695 gene encoding 52 kDa repressor of the inhibitor of the protein kinase-like has protein sequence MCQAAHLPGIKLALEDLLKLNLMAKTGNEVHGVLLYVTSFARVLMSAVWYKILAGIDICNKVIQARDAILDVEVANIETLLTDLTKLRNNWKCMWNEAKLVVSNLKIEIKLSRRCGGVRRKRARPHDDSTPDANLEEMNDTDDTPEEAYFRKCVLYVLVDNVIAGLTVRFNAVKQLAEKFDFLWKYLTMSESDVKRKTLSLSEQYPAHLNGDEFGKEMQLLPSVHKANFVNAPLKPLDLLNLLTEYRLGDLFPNVCVSLRILLTIPATVASAERSFSKLKLIKNYLRSTMSEERLVDLARLSIESNIAITINFHAVCDLKFFTQKRPGKLFLISQY, from the coding sequence ATGTGCCAAGCAGCTCACTTGCCTGGCATTAAATTGGCACTGGAAGACCTCCTAAAACTAAATTTGATGGCCAAAACAGGAAATGAAGTCCATGGAGTTTTATTATATGTGACATCTTTTGCCCGTGTGCTAATGTCAGCTGTGTGGTACAAAATATTAGCTGGCATAGATATTTGCAACAAGGTCATCCAAGCTAGAGATGCCATACTGGATGTTGAAGTAGCAAACATAGAAACTCTCCTCACAGATCTGACAAAACTTCGAAACAACTGGAAATGCATGTGGAATGAAGCCAAATTGGTTGTGTCAAACCTAAAGATAGAAATAAAACTCTCCCGTAGATGTGGTGGAGTTAGGCGCAAGAGGGCAAGGCCGCATGATGACAGCACACCTGATGCTAACTTGGAGGAAATGAATGACACAGATGACACACCAGAAGAGGCCTACTTCAGAAAGTGTGTTCTTTACGTTTTGGTAGACAATGTTATAGCAGGATTAACTGTTCGCTTCAATGCTGTTAAGCAGTTGGCAGAAAAATTTGATTTCTTGTGGAAATATCTCACCATGTCTGAAAGTGATGTAAAGAGAAAGACTTTATCTTTATCAGAGCAATATCCTGCTCACCTTAACGGTGATGaatttggaaaagaaatgcaacttttACCCTCAGTACATAAAGCAAATTTTGTAAATGCACCGTTAAAGCCATTAGATCTGTTGAACTTGTTAACAGAGTACAGACTTGGTGACCTGTTTCCAAATGTTTGTGTTAGCTTAAGAATACTATTAACAATTCCAGCAACAGTAGCTTCTGCAGAGAGGTCATTTAGCAAACTCAAGCTGATTAAGAATTATTTAAGGTCTACAATGTCTGAGGAACGTCTTGTGGATTTGGCCAGGCTAAGTATTGAATCAAACATTGCCATAACAATTAATTTTCATGCTGTCTGTGATTTGAAATTTTTCACACAAAAAAGGCCAGGAAAGCTCTTTTTAATAAGTCAATACTAA